A region from the Triticum aestivum cultivar Chinese Spring chromosome 3D, IWGSC CS RefSeq v2.1, whole genome shotgun sequence genome encodes:
- the LOC123077097 gene encoding uncharacterized protein — translation MAGGSPAKEEVRTPRELEMQMEEGVVQRNQPRRKRNRADLADELEFFTDLRNTLMKKKKKKQKKEKGTPEKERFDSSNSYRSLGTQKGLGFLDNRIKVLRKRMGITAGTARSSPAISDLSDPSGKHMNGLSDLSSTLGADPISDDDDGADGSGDDEEEDEMECGKPAMEEEGVQRITGSTPISEIDAEAVMEADAQDTDVSEKPDPIPTNTTAKVSINSDGHDRADTDCVDDDEVDRGKSEAQLAKEKRVMSTEELKFESFRRGWETAFSRRSGHFLNKTTVSSMQFTHLAPGRIPCGAGIEPAVQIFSVKLTEVKGGFKFPLSVYGVVAARDGVDYNRNLLFFCDRSNSQKLTQNDPYLHLIGPSRAVFFEDYVNYEVQLMVKGSVKSRDRPLITDTYRHIQCRIGVSTICFQNCFCTMELRLERFLGSVQATIFGVRVVKDNGAWPFGHGVRVACSPASRELMEDSDGEIKYVAQPSSGEILLLDSKDGRRPAHSDGYLYLSRQVVSVEPSGQLEVEIQAYAPPGVLPAKAQVCFEAQECNIDRGRCCLLGAEVEICVAWSRLASDMEMLAGVDRDFQRDEPEVAFTQVGLNGEPDTERIF, via the exons ATGGCGGGTGGCAGCCCGGCAAAAGAGGAGGTGCGGACGCCTCGTGAGTTGGAGATGCAGATGGAAGAGGGGGTCGTGCAGCGGAATCAGCCTCGTCGCAAGAGGAATCGAGCTGACCTTGCTGATGAGCTCGAGTTCTTCACGGACCTCCGCAATacgctgatgaagaagaagaagaagaagcagaagaaggagaagggcACGCCCGAGAAGGAGAGGTTCGATTCTTCCAACTCCTACCGTAGTCTGGGCACGCAGAAGGGGCTTGGTTTTCTCGACAATCGTATCAAGGTCTTGCGCAAGCGGATGGGGATAACCGCCGGAACTGCCCGCAGCTCCCCCGCGATCTCTGATCTGTCGGACCCCTCGGGGAAGCATATGAATGGTCTCAGTGATCTGAGTTCGACATTAGGAGCAGATCCAATttcagatgatgatgatggcgCTGATGGTTCtggtgacgacgaggaagaggatgaGATGGAGTGTGGCAAGCCagccatggaggaggagggggtccagaggaTCACCGGCTCCACACCAATTTCGGAGATTGATGCTGAGGCAGTGATGGAGGCAGATGCCCAAGATACCGATGTATCAGAGAAACCTGATCCCATTCCCACCAACACAACGGCAAAAGTGTCCATAAACAGTGATGGCCATGATCGAGCTGACACTGATTGTGTTGACGACGATGAGGTAGACAGAGGCAAATCAGAGGCACAATTAGCCAAGGAGAAGAGGGTGATGTCTACCGAGGAGCTCAAGTTTGAGTCCTTCCGTCGTGGCTGGGAGACTGCGTTTAGCCGACGCAGCGGCCACTTCCTTAACAAGA CGACAGTGAGTTCCATGCAGTTTACACACTTGGCACCTGGGCGCATCCCATGCGGCGCTGGCATAGAACCTGCCGTGCAGATCTTCTCTGTCAAGCTTACAGAGGTGAAAGGCGGCTTCAAATTTCCATTGTCTGTGTATGGTGTGGTCGCTGCCCGTGATGGCGTGGACTACAACCGCAACCTTCTCTTCTTTTGCGATAGGAGCAACTCCCAAAAACTTACTCAAAAT GATCCTTATCTGCACCTGATCGGCCCGTCTCGCGCTGTTTTCTTTGAGGACTATGTTAATTATGAGGTCCAGCTTATGGTGAAAGGCAGCGTGAAGTCTCGGGACAGGCCGTTGATCACAGATACATACCGCCATATCCAATGCCGTATTGGTGTATCCACCATCTGCTTTCAGAACTGCTTCTGCACGATGGAGTTACGCTTGGAGCGATTTCTAGGTTCGGTCCAGGCCACCATCTTTGGCGTACGTGTCGTCAAAGACAATGGGGCGTGGCCTTTTGGACATGGTGTTCGGGTTGCTTGCTCCCCAGCATCACGGGAACTTATGGAGGACAGTGATGGTGAAATCAAGTATGTTGCTCAGCCTTCGTCTGGGGAAATCTTGCTGCTTGATTCAAAAGATGGAAGAAGACCTGCGCATTCAGATGGATACCTTTATCTGTCAAGGCAAGTTGTTTCTGTAGAACCAAGCGGACAGCTGGAAGTTGAAATACAGGCCTATGCACCACCCGGCGTTCTCCCTGCAAAAGCTCAGGTCTGCTTCGAAGCCCAAGAATGCAACATAGATCGTGGTCGGTGTTGCCTCCTCGGTGCTGAGGTGGAGATCTGTGTTGCTTGGTCCCGTCTTGCTTCGGACATGGAGATGCTTGCGGGTGTTGACAGGGATTTCCAAAGGGATGAACCAGAGGTTGCGTTCACACAAGTGGGGCTGAATGGAGAGCCTGACACGGAACGAATCTTTTAA
- the LOC123077098 gene encoding uncharacterized protein has product MAGGSPAKEEVRTPRELEMQMEEGVVQRNQPRRKRNRADLADELEFFTDLRNTLMKKKKKKQKKEKGTPEKERFDSSNSYRSLGTQKGLGFLDNRIKVLRKRMGITAGTARSSPAISDLSDPSGKHMNGLSDLSSTLGADPISDDDDGADGSGDDEEEDEMECGKPAMEEEGVQRITGSTPISEIDAEAVMEADAQDTDVSEKPDPIPTNTTAKVSINSDGHDRADTDCVDDDEVDRGKSEAQLAKEKRVMSTEELKFESFRRGWETAFSRRSGHFLNKTTVSSMQFTHLAPGRIPCGAGIEPAVQIFSVKLTEVKGGFKFPLSVYGVVAARDGVDYNRNLLFFCDRSNSQKLTQNDPYLHLIGPSRAVFFEDYVNYEVQLMVKGSVKSRDRPLITDTYRHIQCRIGVSTICFQNCFCTMELRLERFLGSVQATIFGVRVVKDNGAWPFGHGVRVACSPASRELMEDSDGEIKYVAQPSSGEILLLDSKDGRRPAHSDGYLYLSRQVVSVEPSGQLEVEIQAYAPPGVLPAKAQVCFEAQECNIDRGRCCLLGAEVEICVAWSRLASDMEMLAGVGWDFQRDEPEVAFTQVGLNGEPDTERIF; this is encoded by the exons ATGGCGGGTGGCAGCCCGGCAAAAGAGGAGGTGCGGACGCCTCGTGAGTTGGAGATGCAGATGGAAGAGGGGGTCGTGCAGCGGAATCAGCCTCGTCGCAAGAGGAATCGAGCTGACCTTGCTGATGAGCTCGAGTTCTTCACGGACCTCCGCAATacgctgatgaagaagaagaagaagaagcagaagaaggagaagggcACGCCCGAGAAGGAGAGGTTCGATTCTTCCAACTCCTACCGTAGTCTGGGCACGCAGAAGGGGCTTGGTTTTCTCGACAATCGTATCAAGGTCTTGCGCAAGCGGATGGGGATAACCGCCGGAACTGCCCGCAGCTCCCCCGCGATCTCTGATCTGTCGGACCCCTCGGGGAAGCATATGAATGGTCTCAGTGATCTGAGTTCGACATTAGGAGCAGATCCAATttcagatgatgatgatggcgCTGATGGTTCtggtgacgacgaggaagaggatgaGATGGAGTGTGGCAAGCCagccatggaggaggagggggtccagaggaTCACCGGCTCCACACCAATTTCGGAGATTGATGCTGAGGCAGTGATGGAGGCAGATGCCCAAGATACCGATGTATCAGAGAAACCTGATCCCATTCCCACCAACACAACGGCAAAAGTGTCCATAAACAGTGATGGCCATGATCGAGCTGACACTGATTGTGTTGACGACGATGAGGTAGACAGAGGCAAATCAGAGGCACAATTAGCCAAGGAGAAGAGGGTGATGTCTACCGAGGAGCTCAAGTTTGAGTCCTTCCGTCGTGGCTGGGAGACTGCGTTTAGCCGACGCAGCGGCCACTTCCTTAACAAGA CGACAGTGAGTTCCATGCAGTTTACACACTTGGCACCTGGGCGCATCCCATGCGGCGCTGGCATAGAACCTGCCGTGCAGATCTTCTCTGTCAAGCTTACAGAGGTGAAAGGCGGCTTCAAATTTCCATTGTCTGTGTATGGTGTGGTCGCTGCCCGTGATGGCGTGGACTACAACCGCAACCTTCTCTTCTTTTGCGATAGGAGCAACTCCCAAAAACTTACTCAAAAT GATCCTTATCTGCACCTGATCGGCCCGTCTCGCGCTGTTTTCTTTGAGGACTATGTTAATTATGAGGTCCAGCTTATGGTGAAAGGCAGCGTGAAGTCTCGGGACAGGCCGTTGATCACAGATACATACCGCCATATCCAATGCCGTATTGGTGTATCCACCATCTGCTTTCAGAACTGCTTCTGCACGATGGAGTTACGCTTGGAGCGATTTCTAGGTTCGGTCCAGGCCACCATCTTTGGCGTACGTGTCGTCAAAGACAATGGGGCGTGGCCTTTTGGACATGGTGTTCGGGTTGCTTGCTCCCCAGCATCACGGGAACTTATGGAGGACAGTGATGGTGAAATCAAGTATGTTGCTCAGCCTTCGTCTGGGGAAATCTTGCTGCTTGATTCAAAAGATGGAAGAAGACCTGCGCATTCAGATGGATACCTTTATCTGTCAAGGCAAGTTGTTTCTGTAGAACCAAGCGGACAGCTGGAAGTTGAAATACAGGCCTATGCACCACCCGGCGTTCTCCCTGCAAAAGCTCAGGTCTGCTTCGAAGCCCAAGAATGCAACATAGATCGTGGTCGGTGTTGCCTCCTCGGTGCCGAGGTGGAGATCTGTGTTGCTTGGTCCCGTCTTGCTTCGGACATGGAGATGCTTGCGGGTGTTGGCTGGGATTTTCAAAGGGATGAACCAGAGGTTGCGTTCACACAAGTGGGGCTGAATGGAGAGCCTGACACGGAACGAATCTTTTAA